One window of Siniperca chuatsi isolate FFG_IHB_CAS linkage group LG19, ASM2008510v1, whole genome shotgun sequence genomic DNA carries:
- the scrib gene encoding protein scribble homolog isoform X1, translated as MLKCIPLWRCNRHVESVDKRHCNLQTVPDEVFRYSRSLEELLLDANQLKELPKPFFRLLNLRKLGLSDNEIQRLPPEVANFMQLVELDISRNDIPEIPESIKFCRALEIADFSGNPLSRLPDGFTQLRALAHLALNDVSLQTLPNDIGNLANLVTLELRENLLKSLPTSLSFLVKLEQLDLGSNELDVLPDTLGALPNLRELWLDRNQLSSLPPELGNLRRLVCLDVSENRLEELPSELKGLLALTDLLLTQNLLEVVPDSIGCLKQLSILKVDQNRLTHLTDSIGECENLTELVLTENLLQSLPRSLGKLKKLTNLNVDRNRLGSVPKELGGCASLNVLSLRDNCLGKLPAELADATELHVLDVAGNRLQNLPFALTNLNLKAMWLAENQSQPMLKFQTEDDERTGEKVLTCYLLPQQPSSSLENLLQNSVDDSWTDSNLNRVSVIQFQEETKAEEEDDEAAAERRGLQRRATPHPSELKVMKKVIEERRNEAYTSRPDGEESPDPQEKRLSDLSNQSRDSQVSNSTLSATSHEDRQNVTAASQREDLVDGHSPLEEEELDEMEVEYIEPTVHFAEEPIFRGGDEDDEEDGEDGERSDEEDERPAFPAEKQRLIRKDTPHYKKHFKITKLPKPEAVAALLQGFSPDGLNSATQAAEDEDEEEQSVCTPQHHHRMEELEDSRLQVNSSQVKGVSFDQVNNLLIEPARIEEEEHTLTIQRQTGGLGISIAGGKGSTPYKGDDEGIFISRVSEEGPAARAGVKVGDKLLEVNGVDLHEAEHHTAVEALRSSGATVSMTVLRERMVEPENAITTTPLRPEDDYFPRERRSSGLAFNLETTPSGPQQRLSTCLIRNDKGLGFSIAGGKGSTPYRTGDTGIYISRIAEGGAAHRDSTLRVGDRVISINGVDMTEARHDQAVALLTGTSPTIALLVERDPNAPGGSPGQSRARAHSPPPPEPSDSPDQEEDGLSLHGNHLSQMEDEYPIEEVTLMKSGGPLGLSIVGGSDHASHPFGVNEPGVFISKVIPHGLACQSGLRVGDRILEVNTIDLRHATHQEAVRALLANKQEIRMLVRRDPSPPGMQEIVIQKQPGEKLGISIRGGAKGHAGNPFDATDEGIFISKVSSSGAAARDGRLQVGMRILEVNNHSLLGMTHTEAVRVLRAVGDSLVMLVCDGFDPRKETAVEASPGIIANPFATGIVRKNSMESISSIDRDLSPEEMDIMQKESEMVRETSQWEREEMEKVERMRLEREEATRLLEEETENIGTGPLKLDYKTLAALPTTSLQKLNRFSTSLSLTAPMEAPLQAQYGAPLEPLGFGLGHPTKPLSHMDPESSPSLNTEHLPQSEHTNYLHGSQFSPNETSTTDSAGSSTTINSSTFVAEEEECMVDSQPICFKENPFLVANRKGKGRPPAEQILSGPPVGYGKQGQLQPWLFSKAPPSDFTRTDSPIRETPYSPTIQPPSHHSSNSSLCAGRETRFANVHYTSTPTARDDISSSTRPGAIQPVGRVRQSNSPATVDGHSPNPFQHGPSPFNSQTSPRAPSPTSPDEFPMNVKQAYKAFAAVPRSLAVLEPPQDLYGVRNNFHPKQPSPEPELNNEVFDDDIDGQEGAVKGLTSKVSPRREYMSLAAVPRLSRISTDLQSPSPSGKDSPEQRSFRDRQKYFEIDVKQQTPDKPKPRVSLVGEDDLKKMREEEERKFEQRAREYLLDEDDDDEEEDLAKQVAQMKASGKVLLDGVEYNVEPVSTPSQHCATPPSYCGSSGPSSVDGKGDSQRNSLEDSFRLEQRPNSMTGLIPVYPGETAAPIRTAKAERRHQERLRMQSPELAVAPDKDLSPAEKRALEAEKRAMWRAARPYGLEEDVRQYEQDLAKRLYQARVRASQGTAEAPQPPTSSCTSSSAASQLRMKSLEQDALKAQMVISKSRDGKKRGTLDQLTESPSPAPTPSPTPMEELSLRGLTSPGRLSLSSKKFDYRQFAAIPSSKPVYDIQSPDTGDDMQFINDSSSNPGPAASPEAEVPTPLPATSALEEMALYSNKRKLRQGRRSLETAVPT; from the exons CTGGGCAGCAATGAACTGGATGTTTTG CCGGACACCCTCGGTGCTCTCCCCAACCTGAGGGAGCTATGGCTAGACCGTAACCAGTTGTCCTCATTACCACCA gagCTAGGGAACCTCCGGAGACTGGTGTGTCTGGATGTGTCCGAGAATCGTCTGGAGGAGCTTCCCTCAGAGCTAAAAGGCCTCCTGGCTCTCACTGACCTGCTGCTCACACAGAACCTGCTGGAGGTCGTCCCAGACAGCATAG GCTGCCTGAAACAGCTGTCCATCTTGAAGGTGGACCAGAATAGACTGACCCACCTGACTGATTCAATAGGAGAGTGTGAAAACCTCACAGAACTCGTCTTGACAGAGAACCTTTTACAG TCACTTCCTCGCTCGCTGGGCAAGCTGAAGAAGCTGACCAACCTGAATGTAGACCGCAACCGTTTGGGCAGCGTTCCCAAAGAGCTGGGCGGCTGTGCCAGCCTCAACGTTCTCTCATTGAGAGACAACTGCCTGGGCAAACTGCCTGCTGAGCTTGCAGATGCCACTGAGCTGCATGTGCTGGATGTGGCTGGAAACAG ATTACAAAACCTGCCTTTTGCCCTGACAAACCTCAATCTGAAGGCCATGTGGCTTGCAGAGAACCAGTCACAGCCAATGCTCAAGTTCCAGACAGAGGATGACGAGCGCACAGGAGAGAAGGTGTTGACCTGCTATTTGCTGCCCCAGCAGCCTTCTTCGAGCCTAG AGAACTTACTGCAGAACAGTGTGGATGACAGCTGGACAGACAGCAACCTGAACCGAGTCTCAGTCATTCAGTTCCAGGAAGAGACcaaggctgaggaggaggatgatgaggcTGCTGCAGAGCGCAGA ggtCTTCAGCGCAGAGCCACGCCGCACCCAAGTGAGCTGAAGGTGATGAAGAAGGTGAttgaggagaggaggaatgaagCTTACACATCTAGACCTGATGGAGAAGAGTCTCCTGATCCACAG GAGAAGCGGCTCAGTGACCTCTCCAATCAGAGCCGTGACTCCCAGGTGTCCAATAGCACACTGTCGGCCACCTCTCATGAGGACAGGCAAAATGTGACTGCAGCCTCGCAGAGGGAGGACCTTGTAGACGGCCACTCCCctctggaggaggaagagctggATGAAATGGAGGTGGAGTACATTGAG CCTACTGTGCACTTTGCAGAGGAGCCCATCTTCCGTGGTGGGGATGAGGATGACGAGGAGGACGGTGAAGATGGTGAGAGGAGTGACGAGGAAGACGAGAGGCCGGCTTTCCCCGCAGAGAAGCAGCGTCTGATCAGAAAAGACACGCCACACTACAAGAAGCACTTCAAGATCACCAAGCTGCCCAAGCCCGAGGCCGTGGCTGCGCTGCTGCAGGGCTTCAGTCCTGACGGCCTCAACTCTGCGACACAGGCTGCTGAGGACGAGGATGAGGAAGAGCAAAGTGTATGCACTCCTCAGCACCATCACAGAATGGAGGAGCTTGAGGACAGCCGGCTCCAGGTCAACTCCAGTCAAGTAAAG GGGGTGTCATTTGATCAAGTCAATAATCTGCTGATTGAACCTGCTCGAATTGAGGAGGAAGAG CACACCTTGACCATCCAGCGACAAACGGGCGGCCTAGGTATCAGCATTGCTGGGGGGAAAGGATCTACTCCTTACAAAGGAGATGACGAG GGAATCTTCATCTCCAGGGTATCTGAGGAAGGTCCTGCAGCCAGAGCAGGGGTTAAAGTGGGAGACAAACTCCTAGAG GTGAATGGAGTGGACCTCCATGAAGCAGAACATCACACAGCAGTTGAAGCTCTTCGTAGCTCTGGTGCTACAGTGTCCATGACGGTGCTGCGGGAGCGTATGGTGGAGCCAGAGAACGCCATCACCACCACGCCACTGAGGCCAGAGGACGACTACTTCCCGCGGGAGAGACGGAGCAGTGGCCTAGCCTTCAACTTGGAGACGACTCCCAGCGGGCCTCAACAGCGGCTCTCCACCTGCCTGATCCGAAACGACAAGGGACTGGGATTCAGCATCGCAGGCGGCAAAGGCTCCACGCCCTACCGCACAGGAGACACG GGAATCTACATCTCTCGCATCGCAGAAGGGGGAGCagcacacagagacagcacaCTGCGAGTAGGCGACAGGGTGATCTCT ATCAATGGTGTAGACATGACAGAGGCCAGGCATGACCAGGCAGTAGCGCTCCTTACCGGCACCTCCCCCACCATCGCCCTCCTAGTGGAGCGAGACCCGAATGCACCAGGGGGTTCTCCAGGTCAATCCCGGGCTCGAGCCCACTCCCCTCCACCCCCAGAACCCTCAGATTCACCAGACCAGGAGGAGGACGGCCTTTCCCTTCACGGGAACCACCTGAGCCAAATGGAGGACGAGTATCCCATCGAG GAAGTGACCCTGATGAAGTCAGGTGGCCCTCTAGGCCTGAGCATTGTGGGAGGCAGTGATCATGCCAGTCACCCATTCGGGGTCAATGAACCTGGGGTGTTCATCTCGAAG GTGATTCCTCACGGTTTAGCATGTCAAAGTGGACTTCGTGTTGGGGACCGCATATTAGAAGTGAACACCATCGACCTGCGTCATGCCACTCACCAGGAAGCTGTGCGAGCCCTGCTGGCCAACAAGCAGGAGATCCGTATGTTGGTACGGAGGGACCCTTCACCGCCTGGGATGCAG GAAATTGTGATCCAGAAGCAGCCAGGGGAGAAGCTTGGCATCAGTATTCGTGGAGGGGCCAAGGGTCATGCAGGAAACCCCTTTGACGCCACAGATGAAGGCATCTTCATTTCTAAG GTGAGTTCGAGCGGTGCAGCAGCAAGAGACGGCCGACTGCAGGTTGGCATGCGTATTCTGGAGGTGAACAACCACAGCCTGCTGGGGATGACACACACGGAGGCAGTGCGAGTGCTCCGTGCTGTAGGAGACTCCCTGGTCATGCTGGTTTGTGACGGCTTCGACCCACGAAAAGAGACTGCTGTGGAG GCGTCTCCTGGCATCATTGCCAACCCATTCGCAACAGGCATCGTCCGTAAGAACAGCATGGAAAGCATCTCTTCTATAGACCGAGACCTGAGCCCAGAGGAGATGGACATCATGCAGAAG GAGTCTGAGATGGTGAGAGAGACGTCACAGTGGGAGCGAGAAGAGATGGAGAAGGTG GAGCGTATGCGCTTGGAGCGTGAGGAGGCAACTCGCCTGCTAGAAGAGGAGACTGAG aACATTGGCACTGGACCTCTAAAACTTGACTACAAAACCCTAGCTGCTCTGCCCACCACCAGTCTGCAGAAACTCAACAGG TTCTCTACTTCTCTAAGTCTGACTGCTCCCATGGAGGCCCCCCTGCAGGCCCAGTACGGAGCCCCTTTAGAGCCTCTGGGCTTCGGCTTAGGCCACCCCACTAAACCCCTCAGCCACATGGACCCCGAGTCCTCCCCCAGTCTGAACACAGAGCATCTGCCCCAGTCTGAACACACCAATTATCTTCATGGATCCCAGTTCTCCCCTAATGAGACCTCTACTACTGATAGTGCTGGCTCATCAACAACCATTAATTCATCAACATTTGTAGCTGAAGAAGAGGAATGCATGGTGGACTCTCAGCCGATCTGCTTTAAAGAGAACCCTTTCTTGGTGGCCAATCGCAAAGGAAAGGGCCGTCCACCTGCAGAGCAGATCCTGTCAGGGCCTCCTGTGGGCTACGGGAAGCAAGGCCAACTGCAGCCCTGGTTGTTCAGCAAG GCACCCCCTTCTGATTTCACCAGGACGGACAGCCCAATCAGGGAAACACCGTATTCTCCCACCATCCAACCG CCCAGCCACCACTCTTCCAACAGCTCCCTGTGTGCAGGCAGGGAGACCCGCTTC GCCAACGTTCATTACACCTCAACTCCTACTGCCAGGGATGATATTTCATCATCA ACGCGACCGGGTGCCATCCAGCCAGTTGGGCGTGTGCGGCAGAGTAACTCCCCCGCCACTGTGGATGGCCACAGTCCCAACCCCTTCCAGCATGGCCCCTCCCCCTTCAACTCCCAGACCTCT CCTCGCGCCCCCTCCCCTACCTCGCCTGACGAGTTCCCCATGAATGTCAAGCAGGCATACAAGGCATTTGCCGCCGTGCCTCGCTCATTGGCAGTGCTGGAGCCGCCGCAG GACCTGTATGGTGTGAGGAACAATTTCCACCCAAAGCAACCTTCTCCAGAG CCTGAGTTGAACAACGAGGTGTTTGATGATGACATAGACGGTCAGGAGGGAGCTGTTAAGGGTCTGACCAGCAAGGTCTCCCCCCGTCGGGAGTATATGAGCCTGGCAGCAGTGCCTCGCCTCTCCAGGATTTCCACGGACCTGCAG AGTCCTTCTCCTAGTGGTAAGGACAGCCCAGAGCAGCGCTCTTTCAGGGACAGACAGAAGTATTTTGAGATTGACGTGAAGCAGCAAACACCAGACAAACCCAAACCTCGAGTCTCTCTTGTTGGAGAAGATGACCTCAAGAAaatgagggaggaggaag AGAGGAAGTTTGAGCAGCGGGCGCGGGAGTACCTGCTGGATGAAGATGACGACGACGAGGAGGAGGACCTGGCTAAACAGGTGGCGCAGATGAAGGCCTCTGGCAAAGTGTTGTTGGATGGAGTGGAGTACAACGTGGAGCCAGTATCCACCCCATCCCAGCACTGCGCCACACCACCAAGCTACTGTGGCAGCTCAGG gccTTCCTCTGTTGATGGTAAGGGAGACTCTCAGAGGAATTCATTGGAGGACAGCTTCAGGCTGGAGCAGAGGCCCAACTCCATGACTGG TCTGATCCCAGTGTACCCCGGGGAGACGGCGGCCCCCATCCGCACTGCCAAAGCAGAGCGAAGACACCAAGAGAGACTTCGTATGCAGAGCCCTGAGCTGGCTGTGGCCCCTGACAAGGACCTGTCCCCTGCTGAGAAACGAGCTCTGGAGGCCGAGAAGAGAGCCATGTGGAGGGCAGCACG GCCCTATGGCCTAGAGGAGGATGTTAGGCAGTATGAGCAGGACCTGGCTAAGAGGCTCTACCAGGCCCGAGTGAGGGCATCTCAGGGCACAGCAGAGGCCCCCCAgccccccacctcctcctgtacctcctcctctgcagcctCCCAGCTCAG AATGAAGTCTCTGGAGCAGGATGCACTGAAAGCACAGATGGTCATCTCCAAGTCTCGGGACGGGAAGAAACGTGGCACACTAGACCAACTGACGGAGTCACCCTCGCCCGCCCCCACACCTTCTCCAACACCTATGGAAG AACTCAGTCTTCGAGGACTAACCTCTCCAGGCAGGCTG TCCCTGTCGTCAAAGAAGTTTGACTACCGACAGTTTGCTGCCATTCCTTCTTCCAAACCCGTATACGACATCCAG TCCCCTGACACAGGCGATGACATGCAGTTCATCAACGACAGCTCCAGCAACCCAG GGCCTGCTGCAAGCCCTGAGGCTGAGGTACCCACCCCTCTGCCTGCCACCTCAGCCCTGGAGGAGATGGCCCTGTACAGCAACAAGCGCAAACTGAGGCAGGGCCGCCGCAGCCTGGAAACTGCTGTGCCCACGTAA